The following are encoded together in the Blastocatellia bacterium genome:
- a CDS encoding sigma-70 family RNA polymerase sigma factor — protein MTVEDFQQAFKKEIEEVAAHIRQPYSVSEAELAAALHASAKKYLGSQIEETTGNPGPTAEARQAVTDYFTSLNSDDLCLAVACAKGDDAAWADFYRDYRSYLINIARTMTQDAGAAEQLADSTFAELYGLRESAGVRVSKFSFYSGRGSLRGWLRAVVFQLSADQHRQTSRLVQTEEPEDIERLASAEAAERHVAPEVSFVNDRYRTGVAAALRRAIQELEARERLLLAYYYYEEMTLREIGQLFDVHEATISRWLMKVQKRLRKLIEKSLARDHGFNRREVAEAIQLAAEEMNHSVREHLFDATQRAEDPSAKGAGNAVVQHGMK, from the coding sequence ATGACGGTTGAAGACTTTCAACAAGCGTTCAAAAAAGAGATCGAAGAAGTCGCCGCGCACATCCGCCAGCCCTATAGCGTCAGCGAGGCGGAACTGGCGGCGGCGCTGCACGCCTCGGCGAAAAAGTATCTTGGGTCACAGATCGAGGAAACGACCGGCAACCCCGGCCCCACCGCCGAAGCCCGCCAGGCGGTCACCGATTATTTCACTTCGCTCAACTCTGACGACCTCTGTCTGGCTGTGGCCTGCGCCAAAGGAGACGATGCCGCGTGGGCGGACTTCTACCGCGATTACCGCTCCTATCTAATCAACATTGCCCGCACCATGACGCAAGACGCCGGCGCCGCCGAACAGCTCGCCGACTCGACCTTCGCCGAGCTATATGGGCTGCGCGAATCGGCGGGCGTGCGGGTCAGCAAGTTCTCGTTCTATTCCGGTCGCGGCTCGCTGCGCGGCTGGCTGCGGGCCGTGGTCTTTCAACTCTCCGCCGATCAGCACCGGCAGACCAGCCGCCTGGTGCAGACCGAAGAGCCGGAAGACATTGAGCGGCTGGCGAGCGCCGAGGCCGCCGAGCGCCACGTCGCGCCCGAAGTCTCGTTCGTCAATGATCGCTATCGCACAGGAGTCGCCGCCGCCCTGCGCCGCGCCATCCAGGAGCTTGAGGCGCGCGAGCGTTTGCTGCTCGCCTACTACTACTATGAAGAGATGACGCTGCGCGAGATCGGCCAATTGTTCGACGTTCACGAAGCGACCATCAGCCGCTGGCTGATGAAAGTGCAGAAGCGCCTGCGCAAGCTCATCGAAAAGAGTCTGGCGCGCGACCACGGCTTCAACCGCCGCGAGGTCGCCGAAGCCATACAGCTTGCCGCCGAAGAGATGAATCACAGCGTGCGCGAGCACCTGTTCGACGCGACGCAGCGTGCCGAAGACCCATCGGCAAAAGGTGCGGGCAATGCGGTCGTCCAGCACGGCATGAAATAA